One window of the Syntrophorhabdaceae bacterium genome contains the following:
- a CDS encoding radical SAM protein, with protein MGKYTFGPVPSRRLGFSLGVDIIPFKYCSFDCVYCQIGKTTRLEIERKSFFDPEEIVDEVVRVVKGGGRVDYITFSGSGEPTLNKDLGSIIRKVKGRVETPVAVITNGSLLYREDVRRDLMAADVVLPSLDAASEEIFRKINRPHPSIDLDTVIAGLKAFRAGYKGSVWLEIMLMKDINDSPEELGRFKGIIADLAAEKIQLNTVTRPPCEELEGTMGKEALEKVRAFLGAETEIICDFHEAVGDDRQSETWEERVLEILERRSMSIDDMVKITGVSSATLRNRLNVLEREGVLKSYAVGDILYFLKPQSEGQES; from the coding sequence ATGGGCAAATATACATTCGGACCCGTTCCTTCGAGACGTCTCGGCTTTTCCCTGGGCGTGGACATTATTCCTTTTAAATATTGCAGTTTCGACTGCGTCTACTGCCAGATCGGGAAGACTACGAGACTCGAGATCGAGAGGAAAAGCTTCTTCGACCCTGAAGAGATTGTAGATGAAGTGGTGAGGGTCGTGAAAGGCGGGGGCAGGGTAGATTACATCACCTTCTCCGGCTCTGGCGAGCCTACACTGAACAAAGACCTGGGCTCAATCATCCGTAAGGTCAAGGGCCGCGTGGAGACCCCTGTGGCGGTAATCACCAACGGCTCCCTGCTCTATCGGGAAGACGTGCGCCGGGATCTTATGGCTGCCGACGTAGTGCTGCCCTCACTCGATGCGGCGAGTGAGGAGATTTTCCGGAAGATTAACCGGCCCCATCCCTCGATCGATCTCGATACGGTGATAGCAGGTTTGAAGGCATTCAGGGCCGGTTATAAGGGTTCCGTATGGCTTGAAATCATGCTCATGAAGGATATAAACGACTCACCGGAAGAGCTTGGGCGGTTCAAAGGGATTATTGCGGACCTGGCCGCGGAAAAGATCCAGCTCAATACGGTGACACGGCCTCCATGTGAGGAGCTTGAAGGGACCATGGGTAAGGAGGCTCTGGAGAAGGTACGTGCCTTCCTCGGAGCGGAAACCGAGATCATATGCGATTTCCATGAGGCGGTCGGGGATGACCGTCAATCGGAGACGTGGGAGGAAAGGGTCCTTGAAATCCTCGAACGAAGATCCATGAGTATCGATGACATGGTGAAGATTACCGGCGTCTCGTCCGCGACGTTGAGAAACCGTCTGAACGTACTCGAGCGTGAGGGGGTCCTGAAAAGTTATGCCGTGGGCGATATCCTCTATTTTCTGAAGCCTCAGTCCGAGGGCCAGGAGTCGTAA